From the genome of Globicephala melas chromosome 16, mGloMel1.2, whole genome shotgun sequence, one region includes:
- the PRLHR gene encoding prolactin-releasing peptide receptor has protein sequence MASLATQGPGAPDFFSGLLRAASTPANQSSGALVGNGSAAGPGAQAIAPFQSLQLVHQLKGLIVLLYSIVVVVGLVGNCLLVLVIARVPRLHNVTNFLIGNLALSDVLMCTACVPLTLAYAFEPRGWVFGGGLCHLVFFLQPVTVYVSVFTLATIAVDRYVVLVHPLRRRISLRLSAYAVLAIWALSAVLALPAAVHTYHVELKPHRVRLCEEFWGSQERQRQLYAWGLLLVTYLLPLLVILLSYVRVSVKLRNRVVPGCVTPSQADWDRARRRRTFCLLVVVVVVFAVCWLPLHVFNLLRDLDPRAIDPYAFGLVQLLCHWLAMSSVCYNPFIYAWLHDSFREELRKLLFTWPRKIAPHGQSMTVSVLI, from the coding sequence ATGGCCTCATTGGCGACTCAGGGTCCCGGGGCCCCTGACTTCTTTTCTGGGCTGCTGCGGGCGGCTTCAACTCCGGCCAACCAGAGCTCAGGAGCCTTGGTGGGCAATGGGTCGGCGGCTGGTCCGGGCGCGCAGGCCATCGCGCCATTCCAGAGCCTGCAGCTGGTGCATCAGCTGAAGGGGCTGATTGTGCTGCTCTACAGCATCGTGGTGGTCGTGGGGCTGGTGGGCAACTGCCTGCTGGTGCTGGTGATCGCACGGGTGCCTCGGCTGCACAACGTGACCAACTTCCTCATCGGCAACCTGGCCTTGTCGGACGTGCTCATGTGCACCGCCTGCGTGCCGCTCACGCTGGCCTACGCTTTCGAGCCACGCGGCTGGGTGTTCGGCGGCGGCCTGTGCCACCTGGTCTTCTTCCTGCAGCCCGTCACcgtctatgtgtctgtgttcaCGCTCGCCACCATCGCGGTGGACCGCTACGTCGTGCTGGTGCACCCTCTGCGCCGGCGCATCTCGCTGCGCCTCAGCGCCTACGCGGTGCTGGCCATCTGGGCGCTGTCCGCGGTGCTGGCGCTGCCGGCCGCCGTGCACACCTACCACGTCGAGCTCAAGCCACACCGCGTGCGCCTCTGCGAGGAGTTCTGGGGGTCCCAGGAGCGCCAGCGCCAGCTCTACGCTTGGGGGCTGCTGCTCGTCACCTACCTGCTCCCCCTGCTGGTCATCCTCTTGTCTTACGTCCGGGTGTCGGTGAAGCTCCGCAACCGCGTGGTGCCGGGCTGCGTGACCCCGAGCCAAGCGGACTGGGATCGCGCGCGACGCCGCCGCACCTTCTgcctgctggtggtggtggtggtggtgttcgCCGTCTGCTGGCTGCCCCTGCACGTCTTCAATCTGCTGCGGGATCTCGACCCGCGCGCCATAGACCCCTATGCCTTCGGGTTAGTGCAGCTGCTCTGCCACTGGCTCGCCATGAGCTCGGTCTGCTACAACCCCTTCATCTACGCCTGGCTGCACGACAGCTTCCGTGAGGAGCTACGCAAACTGTTGTTCACCTGGCCCCGCAAGATCGCGCCGCACGGCCAGAGCATGACAGTCAGCGTGCTCATCTGA